TGCAACCCTTTGAAATTCTACTCTCTGAATCCCAAGAACGTATGCTGATTGTGGCAGAAAAAGGGAAAGAACATTTAATACAAGCAGTTTTTGAAAAATGGGATTTACCTTGCGTACAAATAGGCACTGTTACCGATACAGGCTATTTAGAATATTACATGAATGGCGAATTAGTAGCTCATGTACCTGCTCAATCTCTGGTAGTAGGTGGAGGCGCACCTGTCTATCATAGAAATTACAAAGAACCCGCTTACATGCAAGAAGTTAAAAAGTTTAACCCTGATAACATCCCTGTACCCAAAAACAAACAAGAATTTATTGATATTATTCACTTTTTGCTTTCTCATCCGAATATCACATCTAAACACTGGATTTATGAACAGTACGATAGAATGGTAGGTACAGCTAACATGAGTATTAACGAACCCGCCGATGCGGCTATAATTAAAATAAAAGGCACACAAAAAGCGCTCACTCTAACCGTAGATTGTAACAGCAGATACGTACACGCAAACCCTGAAATTGGCTGCGCTATTGCTGTATTAGAAGCGGCACGGAATATCACTTGCAGCGGAGGTGTTCCATTAGGGGTAACGAATTGTCTAAACTTTGGAAATCCGTATAATGAGGAGGTATATTGGCAATTTGTGCATAGCATTAAGGGAATGAAATTAGCTTGTGAGGCATTAGGAATTCCTGTAACGGGTGGAAATGTAAGTTTCTATAATCAATCAGTGATAGATAACATTACTGTACCTGTGTTCCCAACGCCCACCATTGGCATGGTCGGTTTAATTGAGAGTCTACAAAATGATAGAATGTCCTTAGGTTTTAAGCAAGCAGGGCATTTAATATACATTTTGGGCGATATTACCGCAGATATTGCTTGCAGTGAATACTTGTATAGTTATCATAAGGTCAAATATAGTCCTGCACCTTATTTGAACGTGGAAAATGAAGTAAAATTACAGAACAATCTACGCGAACTCATTCAACATAAACTCATTTATTCAGCCCATGATGTGGCAGATGGAGGTCTTATTACTACGTTATTTGAAAGTGCGTTTGTACATGATATTGGTTTTAGCATTGAAGTTCCTTCAAATATCCGCCCTGATGCATTTTTATTCGGAGAGGGACAAGGCAGAGTAGTGGTTACCGTTGCAGAACAAGATAAAACTGTATTTGAAAAACATTGCTACATACCTTATTTGTTAATAGGTAAAACTCTTGCAGAACCTGCTATGGAAGTAAAAAATTACATTTCTTACATGGATTACAGCACGTTTAAGGATAGTTATTATCAAGGTTTGCAAGTAGAATGATAGGCGTTATATCAGATTTGATGAGCAGTTATTAGGTTAATTTTGGGCGTGTCCTTGTGGGCATGAGCGCAGCGA
The sequence above is a segment of the Bacteroidia bacterium genome. Coding sequences within it:
- the purL gene encoding phosphoribosylformylglycinamidine synthase subunit PurL, which produces MINAHALLPTAKKLGLLEEEYFKIVEFLGREPNFTELSIYSVMWSEHCSYKNSIVWLKTLPKEGKYVLAKAGEENAGLMDIGEGLAVAFKIESHNHPSAIEPYQGAATGVGGIHRDIFTMGARPIAALNSLRFGNLSHARTKYLVKGVVKGIGDYGNAFGVPTVAGETFFDECYTVNPLVNAMSVGIVKQGKTVSSVAKGVGNPVFIVGSATGKDGIHGATFASEDITEKSTEKLPAVQVGDPFAEKLLLEATLEAIETGAIVGMQDMGAAGITCSTSEMSAKGNVGMRIDLDKVPTRQPNMQPFEILLSESQERMLIVAEKGKEHLIQAVFEKWDLPCVQIGTVTDTGYLEYYMNGELVAHVPAQSLVVGGGAPVYHRNYKEPAYMQEVKKFNPDNIPVPKNKQEFIDIIHFLLSHPNITSKHWIYEQYDRMVGTANMSINEPADAAIIKIKGTQKALTLTVDCNSRYVHANPEIGCAIAVLEAARNITCSGGVPLGVTNCLNFGNPYNEEVYWQFVHSIKGMKLACEALGIPVTGGNVSFYNQSVIDNITVPVFPTPTIGMVGLIESLQNDRMSLGFKQAGHLIYILGDITADIACSEYLYSYHKVKYSPAPYLNVENEVKLQNNLRELIQHKLIYSAHDVADGGLITTLFESAFVHDIGFSIEVPSNIRPDAFLFGEGQGRVVVTVAEQDKTVFEKHCYIPYLLIGKTLAEPAMEVKNYISYMDYSTFKDSYYQGLQVE